Proteins co-encoded in one Gossypium arboreum isolate Shixiya-1 chromosome 11, ASM2569848v2, whole genome shotgun sequence genomic window:
- the LOC108471309 gene encoding formin-like protein 11, with protein sequence MGFGFQILHMIFIILILQSSYILIADALMEYTAEGFRVDWVQQLYFMEGSGGNENKIEKVSGQDDNEVKVASIVLKFRALLGLKSSTKTRTPLKGVNGCCYTPSPSPLPNIEAEVSVPIPAPAPAVPKVSHFHSPPPWSSSKPQPYKVHEQNGDKGRVKRFLVPVLVSVGAVSLACVLGVICFCGKIRKYKRKSMKTGRIRGKSKCLSSQNSSNKVSLDPSIDLFYLNSLGVSLEQQQACLKTSPNHSKECSTREITSVHEDVESGRYDSDDGKSSVSDKIIPMECHSSDDESFHSFVDSHSPNARLSNASAGSLNDTSDIPMDVSKKSPSPQHSTPPPPRPPPLPPLPPVERVAPLSFVSTATTRATMRTSSSSSSTLLNETPRDSDSSLGLNQNEANLVDTSYSPRIPSTVSPSPPSVIPPPPCPPPFLKSPPPPPPQLPQYSPIGKDGVPLPKLKPLHWDKVRAAPDRSMVWDKLRSSSFELDEEMMESLFGYNIQNPMKNDETKSKTPSPSKHVLEPKRLQNITILLKALNVTAEQACNALMKGNGLVLQQLEALVKMVPTKEEEAKLYGYKGDINELGSAEKFVKVLLSVPFAFLRAEAMLYRETFDDEVIHLKSSFSMLEEACRELRSSRLFLKLLEAVLKTGNRMNVGTIRGGARAFKLDALLKLADVKGTDGKTTLLHFVVQEIVRSEGIRVSDSIMGKINQRNKTRTAEEKEEDYRRMGLDLVSGLSTELYHVKKTATVDLDVLASSVSNLSDGKAKLQHLVREELSTDEKSGNFVRSMNSFLDYAEKNLKELEEDEHKVLLHVREITEYFHGDVSKVDEANPLRIFVIVRDFLGMLDHVCKELRNLKVPSSPGPLAPFR encoded by the exons CTGATGCTTTAATGGAGTATACAGCAGAGGGGTTCAGAGTTGATTGGGTACAACAATTGTATTTCATGGAGGGAAGTGGGGGCAATGAGAACAAGATTGAGAAAGTTTCAGGACAGGATGATAATGAAGTAAAAGTAGCTTCAATTGTGCTAAAGTTTAGAGCTTTACTTGGACTGAAAAGCAGTACCAAAACAAGAACTCCATTAAAGGGTGTTAATGGATGTTGTTACACACCATCTCCTTCTCCATTACCAAACATTGAAGCTGAGGTTTCAGTTCCAATTCCAGCACCAGCGCCAGCAGTGCCGAAggtttcccatttccattctccACCGCCTTGGTCAAGTTCCAAGCCTCAACCTTACAAAGTTCATGAACAAAATGGAGATAAAGGAAGAGTTAAAAGGTTTCTGGTTCCAGTCCTTGTGTCTGTAGGTGCTGTTTCTTTAGCTTGTGTTCTTGGGGTAATCTGTTTTTGTGGCAAAATCAGGAAGTACAAAAGGAAATCAATGAAAACAGGAAGAATCAGAGGGAAATCTAAGTGTTTGAGTTCACAAAATTCATCAAACAAAGTGAGTTTAGATCCGAGCATTGATCTTTTTTATCTTAATTCCTTGGGAGTGAGCTTAGAGCAGCAACAAGCTTGTTTGAAAACATCACCAAATCATAGCAAAGAATGTTCAACAAGGGAAATTACATCAGTCCATGAAGATGTAGAATCAGGAAGATATGATTCTGATGATGGGAAAAGCTCAGTTTCTGACAAAATAATTCCCATGGAATGTCATTCATCTGATGATGAATCTTTTCATTCCTTTGTTGATTCCCATTCACCAAATGCTAGGCTTTCCAATGCTTCGGCTGGTAGTCTTAATGACACATCAGACATTCCCATGGATGTATCAAAGAAATCTCCATCTCCGCAGCATTCCACGCCCCCACCGCCACGACCACCGCCACTGCCTCCTCTCCCTCCGGTTGAGCGTGTTGCTCCTTTAAGTTTTGTCTCAACAGCAACAACTAGAGCAACAATGAGAACTTCAagttcaagttcttcaacattgcTCAATGAAACACCTAGGGATTCAGATTCTTCTTTAGGACTAAACCAAAACGAAGCTAACTTGGTTGACACCTCGTATTCACCTAGAATACCTTCTACTGTTTCACCAAGTCCACCTAGTGTCATTCCTCCACCACCTTGTCCACCTCCCTTTCTGAAAAGTCCACCTCCTCCACCACCCCAACTTCCACAGTACTCACCAATAGGCAAAGATGGTGTTCCATTGCCAAAATTGAAGCCACTTCATTGGGACAAAGTGAGAGCTGCACCAGACAGGTCTATGGTATGGGACAAGCTGAGGTCAAGCTCATTCGA ATTGGATGAGGAAATGATGGAGTCACTTTTCGGATACAACATTCAAAATCCAATGAAGAATGATGAAACAAAAAGCAAAACCCCTTCTCCAAGTAAGCATGTACTTGAGCCCAAGAGATTGCAGAACATAACCATTCTCTTAAAAGCACTGAATGTAACAGCTGAGCAAGCTTGCAATGCATTGATGAAAG GAAATGGATTGGTTTTACAACAATTAGAAGCATTAGTGAAAATGGTACCCACCAAGGAAGAAGAGGCTAAGCTTTATGGCTACAAAGGAGATATCAATGAGTTGGGGTCTGCTGAGAAGTTTGTTAAAGTGCTTCTAAGTGTTCCGTTTGCCTTTTTACGTGCCGAAGCTATGCTTTACCGAGAAACTTTCGATGACGAGGTTATTCATCTTAAAAGCTCATTTTCAATGCTGGAG GAAGCCTGCAGGGAACTCAGATCAAGCAGACTCTTCTTAAAGTTACTTGAAGCTGTACTCAAAACTGGCAATCGAATGAACGTTGGGACAATCCGAGGAGGCGCTAGAGCGTTCAAGCTTGATGCCCTCCTTAAGCTTGCTGATGTGAAAGGAACTGATGGGAAGACTACTTTGCTCCATTTTGTTGTCCAAGAGATTGTTCGTTCGGAAGGAATAAGAGTCTCAGATAGCATTATGGGGAAGATCAACCAGCGAAACAAAACCAGAACAgctgaagaaaaagaagaagattaCAGAAGAATGGGACTAGACCTTGTTTCGGGTTTAAGTACCGAACTTTACCATGTCAAGAAGACAGCAACAGTTGACCTCGATGTTCTTGCAAGTTCTGTCTCAAACCTATCAGATGGCAAGGCCAAACTGCAACATCTAGTTCGAGAAGAGCTATCAACAGACGAAAAAAGTGGGAATTTCGTTCGTTCGATGAACTCCTTCCTGGATTATGCAGAGAAGAATCTAAAGGAGctggaagaagatgaacataaaGTTCTTTTACATGTTAGAGAAATCACAGAATATTTCCATGGAGATGTGAGCAAAGTAGATGAAGCAAATCCGCTAAGGATATTCGTGATCGTAAGAGACTTTCTGGGAATGTTGGATCATGTTTGTAAAGAGCTTAGGAACTTGAAAGTCCCAAGTAGTCCTGGCCCTCTGGCTCCATTTCGATAG